The following DNA comes from Athene noctua chromosome 1, bAthNoc1.hap1.1, whole genome shotgun sequence.
tggggagagtTCTAGggtggggacaccctgggggaggctgtggggcgGGTTGTGGGGCAGAGAAAccctgggacaggctgtgggtCAGTGTGTGGGTCGGTGTGTGGGTCAGTGTGTGGGTCAGTGTGTGGGTCGGTCTGTGGGTCGGTGTGTGGGTCCGGCTGTGGGTCAGTGTGTGGGTCCGGCTGTGGGTCGGTGTGTGGGTCGGTGTGTGGGTCCGGCTGTGGGTCAGTGTGTGGGTCGGTCTGTGGGTCCGGCTGTGGGTCGGTGTGTGGGTCGGTGTGTGGGTCCGGATGTGGGTCGGTCTGTGGGTCGGTGTGTGGGTCCGGCTGTGGGTCGGTGTGTGGGTCCGGCTGTGGGTCGGTGTGTGGGTCAGTGTGTGGGTCGGTCTGTGGGTCGGTGTGTGGGTCCGGCTGTGGGTCGGTCTGTGGGTCCGGCTGTGGGTCGGTCTGTGGGTCCGGGGCAGTGTGTGCCCACCCCCGTCCCCAGGCTGCTGTGGGGCGCAGTGAGGAGCCTGGGGCCGCCGGCGCGGGACGCGGAGGCCATGACGCGGGAGCAGGGTAAGGCtgcacggcgggggggggggggtgtccgggggTCCCCCAGGGGCAAGGACACGGCCCCCCCATATACCCCGTGGCCCCCCCGtgccccatggccccccccgccccacagccctgctctaCCTCTTCGTGCTGCACGACCACGACCGGAGCGGGAGCCTGGACgggctggagctgctgcggctgctggacGCGGTGCTGGCGCAGCGCGACGGGGGGCGGCCGGACCCCCATGAGGTGGGTCCCGCGAGAACGGCCCCtcgcacccccccaccccgcggaACGCCCCCCCAGGCCGGACCCCAACCCGTCCCCGCCCCGCAGGTGGCCGCGCTGGTGGATCGAGCCCTGGAGCGGCAGGATCTGAGCGGGGACGGGCTGCTCGACCCCCCCGAGCTGCTGCTCCCACCCGGCCGCCGTCGGGGAcccccggggcagcgcggggggggcgcgggggcacCTGGGGGGCACCTGGGGATGAGGGGCCCAGGGCATGGCCCAGCAGaagggcaggcagccccccggGGTAAAGACCCCAACGCTAAACCCCCTGAGGGGGAGGGAGCCCCCGAAATTGAAGCCCCCGAGGGGGATGGAGCCCCTGAATTTGGAGCCCCCCCCGAGGGGGAAGCAGCCCCCGAAATTGGAACCCACGATGGGGAGGGAGCCCCCGAAATTGAAGCCCATGATGGGGAGGGAGCCCCCGACTTTGGAACCCCCCCCGAGGGGGAAGCAGCCCCGGTTCGGGGTGACTCTGGGGAGGGCGGGTAAGGTgatggggggctgtggggtgcagtgTCCCGGCTCCtcgtgagggggggggggtccccgtgttCTCCTCATcccgcagcagggctgggggggccggggggggcctgGACTGCGCGGTCACCCCTGTAACGCGTCGGGACAGAGAAATAGAGACGCTGCCGCTCGCCGGGGCCGTGGTCggtgcgggggggggccgggcccagcccgggggggcgcggaggCAGCGGTGGGGCAGCGTGGGGGTTTATTGGCagtggggggggtcgggggggtctcCCGGCTCAGACGATGCCGTCGAAGCCCTGGATCCCGCATTTCCTGCCGGCGATGCGGCAGCCGAAGGTGATGGCGTCCTGCAGGCTCCTGCCTGGGAACGGGCACCGCGTCGGGCCGTGGCCACGTGCGGCCACAACGGGAGCGGTTCCGCGGCCgtgccctgccctggctggggccGTGCCCGTGCTGTGGCAGTTTTGTGGCCATGACGTGGCCGGGCCATGCCCTGGCTGGGGCTGTGCCCATAACGTGGCCGTGGCATGCTGTGGCCAGgccctggctgtgccgtggccaTGCCGTGGCTGTAATGTGGCCATGCCATGCcctggctgtgccctggcagTTCCGTGGCCGTGCGGTGGCCATGCCATAGTAATTTTGTGGCCATAATGTGGCTGTGCCCTGGCTTGTTCTGTGGCCATGCCATGTCGTGGCTATGGCCATGCCCATAACGTGGCTGTGCCGTGGCTGTCCCACACCTGGCTCGTTCGGTGGCCATAACATGGCCGTGCCATGCCCTGGCTATGCCCGTGGCCGTGCCACCCTGTGGCCGCGCCCTGGCCGTGCCGTTCCATGGCCGCGCCGTGGCCGTGCCCACCTGCCGACAGCGCGAAGATGACGGCGGCGTTGAAGGTGTCCCCGGCCCCCAGCGTGTCCACCAGCGTCTCCGGGGGGAAGGCGTCCGAGTGCACCAGCTCCCCGTCCGGCCCCACGGCGTCGGCCCCCTCCTCAGCCCAGGCGCAGATCAGCGTGGCCctggggggcgagggggtgggTGCGGGGTGCGGCCgtgggcccccccaccccgccctgACCTTGACCCCCGTACCCCGGCTGCAcgcggccgcgcagcccccgcAGCGCCTCGGGGGCCGACCGGTACCCGAAGTGCCGGGCCACGTCCTTGCTGATGAACACCTGGGGGcgaggggctgggtggggggcgGCGCCCCCGACACCCCCCGACACCCCCGACGGGCGCACAGCTGCGCCCCCGCACCCCCACGGACCCCCCGACCCCAgatacaccccccacccccccccgtgACCCTCGGGccctgaaccccccccccccccaacttctgcCTCCCTGACCGCAAACCCCGCCCATGGCCAATAGCCACGCCCCCTCCACCCACACAGACCCCGCCCACCCCCTGTAGCCACACCCCATCTTAAACCCCGCCCCCTCCACAGACCCACCTGCCCATGGCTTGTTGTCCCACCCCCTCCAAACACGACCCCGCCCGTGGCCTGTAGCCCCGCCCCTCCAATCACAACCCATGACCTGTAGCCCCGCCCCCTGAACCTGATCCCGCCTGTGGCCTGTAGCCCCGCCCCCTCCGAGCATGACCCTGCCCGCGGGCAGTAGCCCCGCCCCCTCACAACCCGACCCCGCCCACGACTTGTAGCCCCGCCTCCAACCGCAGtccccgccccctgccccacCCCCGCCCTTGGCCCCGCCCCCGCACCACGTGGCCCAGCCCCATCAGCCCCATCAGCTCCTCCCGGGGCTTCTCCAGCTCCACCGACATCCCGACGCGCTCCCCCGCCGGCCGGGCCCGGTTGTGCCGCTCCACCCGCCGCATCATGGCCGCCTGCTCTGCCCCGTTCCGCGCCTGCGGGCACCAACCGCCTGGCACCCCCCCACAACACGGGGGGGTCCCATCCTCCCCCCTCTTCCCAGTCCCGCTCCCACCTCCCAGTGGATCCACTTGTACTGGGACAGGTCGACCCGCTCGAAGTCACGGGCCGTCACGTCGGGCAGGTtcctgcggggcgggggggtcaggcGGGGTGTGGGGACCCGGGTAACCCCCCCCCACTCCCGTGCCCGGCCAGGGGCGAAGGGCAGCACCGGGGGCtgggccctgcccggggcagaggtcgggggggggggttggcaCCACCCGGGTGAATCATTAACGGTGGCACAAGGGGACCCTGAGCCGGACCCAAAGGGCAGCGCGGCGGTGGCCGGGGAGGGGTCGGCGATGCCCGGTGGCCCCTTCCTCCCCCGCCGTGGCCGCTCTCCCGGCACCGGCGCAGCCCCGGGAGCGTCACACCGGGCAGCACCCAGGGTGTCCCCGCGGGGTTATGGGGAATCACCCAGCGTGGCACCGGGGGACCCTCCGTGGGGGGAACTGAGGCGACACCcccggggtgctgcggggggaggcggcgAGGGTCCCGCCGGGTGACCGGGGCTGACACCCCCTTACGTGTCGTGGAGGACGATGGTCCGGGAGCCGGTGGCGGCGCTGACGAGGCAGCAGGCGCAGGGCACGTCCCCGCGGGGCTGCCAGGCCACGTGCGTCACGTCGACGCCCCGGCGCTGGAAATCCGCCGTGATGAACCttgggggggggacggacacagGAAACGGGGTGACCGGGGGGAGGCCCCAGGCACCCGCCCCGTGATGGGGGCGGCCGGAGCGAAGCTGTCGGGGGGGGTTGGCCCCGTGACCCCCCCACTTACTCGGCGGCGTGGCCGGGGGCCAGCGAGCCCATGAAGGCGCAGGGGGCTCCCAGCAGCGCCAGCACCGTGCAGGAGTTGGAGGCGTTCCCGCCCCGCTGCCACCGCTGCGACACGCACCTGCAAGgccagggctgggaggaggcggcggggcccggggcgccggtggcggtggcggggggcGGTACCTGGTGTCGGAGTCCTCGGCCGGGAAGGCCTCCACCGCGCTGACGATGTCCAGGCACACCAGCCCCACGCACAGGATCCGCttctcccgccccgctgccggctCCCGCCGCGGCGACGCCGCCATGTCGAGCCCCGCTCCGGTTACCGGTACCGGCAGCGCCAGACCCGCCCCGGCCCTCAGGACACGCCCCCTCCCGCGCTGGGGCGCGGCCTATCAGAGCccggcagggggcggggcgggcggcagggggcggggcgaggcggggaaTTGTCACGGAGGCCACGCCCACTCGCGCCAGCACTCCCTCGGCGCCCCGCGCGCATGCGCAGAACCGCCGGGCAGGGCGCGCGCAGGGAGGGAGCCGGGGGGAGACCTTGTGCGTCACCCTCAGAGAgcggcggggccccccccggcccccggccccccatcCCCTTCGGCCCGTGCCCCCCCCGGTCGGGCTCAGCCCCTGTGGACGCGCAGGAGAAGCTGCTCCGTGTCCTGGGCCCCGCGGAGCGGTTTGGGGAGCCCCCcctgctgtgtgtgtgtccccccccgggggtgtccgtgtgtcccccccacccccccgccccgcagggATTTCCTCGAGATCAGCCCCTTCTGCCCCCAGCAGCGGAGCCGCGAGTgtccccgggacccccccaaacccccgcgggggaccccagggcagcccccccacacccccccccaccccgggtttctgctgggggggggtcggggggatGGGCAGGGCCTGTGGGGGGGCTGggcccactgcccccccccccccccccggctccttccCACCCCAGAAACGCGAGTGAGGTGGAAACGGCGGCGCTGGAGGAGGCCGAGGGGTCAGTGAGGGGTGGGTGAGGGATTATGGGATGGGGCGAGacagggatggggtgggatggaaTATTATGGGATGGGATGAGGGTGGGATATTGCGGGATGGGATGCGGAGGGGACGGACTGCtatggagggggtgggggtgtcaggcagcagcacctcagccctggcccagccctggcccgGGGGCCCTGGGGTCCCGCTGGGTGTCACGGTGTCCCTGGGGTCGCTCTGGGTGCTGCGGCGTCCCCAGCGAGCAGTGGGGGGGCCCGGGCAGGGTGGGGGTGGGCACCCCCCATGGGGGGGGTGCTGCAAGGCCGCGGGCCCCACCCGCAGGGGTTGGGGGTCCCCGAGGCGCATGGTCCCGGGCACCGGCGGCTCGGCAGGGGCGAGGGGCGGAGCGCgggacccccctcacccccccggcTCCGGCACCCGGGACCGTCCTGCCGGTGCTGCACAGCCCAGTGTCCGTCCCAGTGCCCGTCACGGTCCCCATCCCAGTGCCCATCCCAGCTCCTACCCCTGTGCCCATCCTCATTCCTATCCCAGTGCCCATCCCAGTTCCCATCCCAGTTCCCATCCCAGTGCCCAATTCCAGTGCCCTTCCTGGTGCCCATCTCAGTGCCCATTCTCATTCCTATCCCAGTTCCCACCCCAGTTGCCATCCCAGTTTCCATCCCGGTTCCTATCCCAGTTCCCATCCTGGTTCCACCCATTCCCGTCCCGGTGCCCATCCCGGTGCCCGAGGCCCAGCTGCGGTGCCGGGAGCGTCTCTGGGGGGTGCGGGGGCAGCAGCGCGTGCGCACggagcgggggggctgcaggggggctgcgggggcacTGCAGGGTCAGGGGGCACCTCCCGAAGGTGCCGCCGATCCCTCCGGGCCCGCAGGTTTCCGGCACTCTCCGGCCGGGCAGCACCTGGACCCGCTGCTGGAGTCCGCTGGGGCGGCCTGGGGGCAACTGCGGGACGTGTACAGGGCCTGGGCGAGCGCGgggccgagccgagctgagccgagctgagctgagccgagctgagctgaaccgagctgagctgagccgagctgagctgagctgagccgagctgagccgagccgagccgagccgagccgagctgagctgagccgagctgaacTGAGCTGaaccgagctgagctgagccgagctgagctgagccgagccgagccaagccgagccgagctgagctgagccaagctgagccgagctgagccgagccgagctgagccgagctgagctgagccgagccgagctgagctgagccgagccgagctgagctgagccgagctgagctgaaccgagctgagctgagccgagctgagctgagccgagctgagctgagctgagccgagctgagctgagccgagccgagccgagccgagctgagctgagccgagctgagctgagctgaaccgagctgagctgagccgagctgagctgagctgagccgagctgagccgagccgagccgagccgagccgagctgagctgagccgagctgagctgagctgaaccgagctgagctgagccgagctgagctgagccgagccgagccaagccgagccgagctgagctgagccaagctgagccgagccgagccgagccgagctgagctgagctgagccgagctgagctgagccgagctgagctgagccgagccgagccgagccgagctgagctgagccgagctgagctgagctgaaccgagctgagctgagccgagctgagctgagccgagccgagccgagccgagctgagctgagccgagccaagctgagccgagctgagctgagccgagctgagccgagctgagccgagccgagctgagccgagctgagctgagccgagctgagccgagctgagccgagccgagctgagccgagccgagccgagctgagccgagctgagccgagctgagccgagccgagtcgagctgagctgagccaagccgagcggagccgagccgagctgagctgtGCCATGCCAagccatgccatgctgtgccgaGCCGTGCCAAGCCATGCCAATGACCTGTGGGTCATCGGGGGGGCTCGGGGtcggggggagcaggaggagccgGGTCTGACCCCCTGTGTGTGCCTCCCCCCCCCAATGGACCCCCCCCCTACATCAACTTCCAGTGTTTCTCAGTGGGCTGGACACCGGCGGAGGACGAGTTCTCGGGGTGGGACGAGGATTTCCGATGGcggcgggacccccccgggccgggctgccTGTGCCCCCCCACTTTGCCCTGCCCGGTGTCGGGGcgatgccgggggctgcccggtgccctCCGGGGTGTGTGTGGGGCAATAAATCGCGGGGTGCAGGAAGGAGCCGGAGCCGCGGGTACAAAACCCGGTGCCGCGtcttttattttggggggggggacgacgaacagtgaggggggggggtggggaggggtcgGTGAGGGCGTGAGGCGTCGGGGGAgcgcaggggtgggggggtgctgatAAATAACgaggcgggggggtgtgggggggggtcccgCCGGGGCTCGGgcccccctgtgccccccggCTGGCCGGCAGCCCCGTgtcgggggggtgggtggggagtgtgggggggtcccggcggTTTCAGGGCTCGTCGGTGTCGTAGAGCAGCGCCGCGCTGAAGACCGTGAGGGGCTCGTCGGGGGCGTGGGCCAGTCGCCCCGACACCAGGTCCACGCAGAGGGACTCGCCGGCGGCCAGCGGCAGCACCAGGCTGAAGACGCCGAgagcgccgggggggggcggcagcgcgACCCCCGGCTCCTTCTCCAGCCCCTCGGGCTGGAACCCGGCCGAGTCCAGGCGGGCGATGCCCTGGTTGGAGCGGGACAGCACCGCCTCCAGCGGCTCCCCCCGGTGCCCCGTCAGCACCGCGCTCACCACGTACCGCCCGCTCACCGGCGCCGTGAAGGTGcctgcggcgggggggcggcgctgggaCGGGCTCGGCAGCCCCCGGGCAACAACCCCCGGGCAACAACCCCCCCGGgcaacaacacacacacacacacaccccccgggcAACAACCCCCGGGCAACCCCCCCCCCGGgcaacaacacacacacacacccccccccgggcaaCAACCCCCCCCCCGGGCAACCCAGGGTCATGCGTCGCCCGTGACCACgcggcccctccctgccccccatcTCACCCTCATCCCACCCCCCGgccccagtgcagccccatgCCCCCCCCGGCTCCATCCTGCCCCGCATCCCGccccacagccccatcccacctctcagcccccctgcagccccgtccgacccccccagccccatgccccccccggctccatgccccccgccccgcggtcACCCACCCGTCTCGGGGTCGTAGGCGCCGCCGTCGTTGAGCAGGACCTGGTCGAAGGGGACGGTGCCCGGCTCCGCGCGCTGGGTGCTCAGGGCGGCCGAGAAGGCGACGCGGGGCACGGAGCCGGGGGGCCCCACCTCGCCTGGGCACCGCGTCAGGACGgggcgccccggcccccccgagcccccatTCCTGCCCCTTTGCCGAGTCCGCACTCCCCTCCCCTAACCGTGTCCCCGCCctcacccccctctcccctcgCCCCATcgcgccccccccagcccccccagcccccggccctACCTCTCTCTCCTGGCAGCCctaggagggaaggggaggagggggctgcagggccgGCGTGGGGCGGGACCCCCGGGCGCAGGGTCCGGCCGCGCCAGCGCTGCCCCACTGCAGGGgttggggggcaatggggggctGCTCCTTACCGGGGGGGCCCATGGGCCCTTGTTCTCCATCCTTGCCGGGGGgcccggcagggccgggggggcccgtCTCACCcgtggggccggcggggccgggggggccgggggggcctgGCGGGAGGAGGGGGTTGGAGCCGGCCTggccccacagcccttccctcgcCCCACAGCCCCCGCCCTGAGCCCCCACAGCTTGACCCCCACGTTCCcccacccccatgtccccatgcctTGACCCCCCACATCCCCACACACCGCACCCCACAGCCGGCCACCTCTTGCTGCCCCGcgtccccccaccccaacacccccaggccccacatctgtgtccccccaccccacacacccccccgcctcGCTCTCCGGTGACCCCACGCCCCGTTCCCCAAAGGCCCAcatcccccccccggccccgccaccgccccccagctccctccccgcgtccccccggcccccccgcgcacCGGGCAGCTCTCTCTGGGCGACGCGGAGCAGCTCCCCGCGCAGGTGCTGCAGGCTGGCGTTGAGGGCTCCGATCCTGCGCGGGAGCTGGGCCTGCAGCGCCTTCTCCAGCAGCGCGGCCTGGGCGCCCGTCGTGCCGTTCAGCTCCCGCACCGCGACCCACAGCCCGGCCACGTGCCGGCTGAGCCCCTCGCGgacgccccgcagcccccccgccacggcctCCAGCTGCTCGCAGACTCCCTCCAGTTTGGCCAGACGCGGCTCCAGCCCGgccgggcaccccccggcccTGGCCAGCTCCCGCGCCAGCCCCTCCAGCCGCTCCTCGCTCTCGGCTTgtcgcgccgccgccgccgccgccgcctggtCCAGCTCGGCCACGATGCGGTCGGTGAGGTCGCCCAGCTGGCGCTGCCGGGCGTCCTGCTGGTCCAGGGCGTCCTGCAGCCCCTGCACCGTGGCGTTCAGCCCCCCCAGGGACACcagcgccgccgccagctccccccgcagcccccgcagctCCGAGGGCGACGCGCCCCCAAAGACGCTGAACCCTTCCAGCGGCGGCTCCTCCGCCTCCGCGCCCGCGTCCGCCTCGGCCCGTGGCCGCTCCGGCTCCTGGGAGGGCGGCGGGGTGCAGGGCCGGGGGCAGGGGCCGCCGCTCggcccccccagctcagcctccagCCGCCCCGTCCGGTTGCGGAGCTGCGCCAGCTCCTCCGCCAGGGTCCCCCCCGCCGCCTCCAGCCGCCCCAGCGCCTCCCCCTGCGCCCccagcagctcccgcagctcGCCCCCctccgcccgcagcccccgcagGGTCCCGGCCAGCCCGTCCCCGCCGGCCCCCAGGGCCCGGAGCTGCCCCTCGGTGTCCTGCagccgctgctccagctgccggAGGAGGGGCCCGGGCTGCCCGTCCTGCCCGTCCTGCCCGCCCGCCGTCGGCTCCGGGGCCGCGGGGCACGGCCGGCCGCAGCGGGCCAGCAGCCCCTCCAGCTGGGCCAGGCGTGCGCCGCGCTGCGCCCCGCTGGCCACCAGCCCCTCCACCGCCCGGCTCAGGTTGGCCAAACGCGCCGGCAGCCCCCCCTGACGCCCCTCCGGCTCGGGGGGCCACGGGCCGGCCCGCGAGGCGTTCAGCCGCCCCTCCAGCTCCGCGAGCCGCCGGGCCAGCaccgggccctgcccgcccggccccgccaccgccgccgtgGGCAGCGCGTCCAGCCGCCGCTCCAGCTCGGCCAGGCGCCGGTGCAGGTCgtccggcggggcggcggcgggggccagGCGGCTGCTGAGGCTGCTGATGTGCCGCTGCACGGTCTCCACCGCCTCCCGGTTGCGCTGGTCCACCGAGCCCACCAGCTTCTCCAGCGCCCGCATGCGCTCCCGGTCCTCGGCcgcctgccgccgcagcccctcGGTGCCGGCCGCGCAGGCCGCGCACGTCTCCTGCAGCCGCCGCTCCAGCTCGCGCAGCGCCGCCTCCGACGCCGGGACCCTCGACGCCGTTCCCGGGCGCTCCCGGGCGCTTTCCTGCCGCTGCAGGCGactctccagctcctccaggcGCCGCTGGACGTGGCTCAGCGCCTCCCGCACCTCCGGGGCGGCCGCGTCGGCCGGTTGCTCGCCCTCGGCCCGGTGCGGGTGCTGCGCCGGCGGCTCCTGCCCGGcccgcagctcctccagctgctcgcTCAGCCGCCGCACTTGCTCCTCCAGCCGCCGCATCTTCTCCGCGTCCCCCCCGCCTGCGGCCGCACCTCAGGTGAGACGGGGATCttaccccccccagccccgagcccccggCCAGCCGGCGCTACCTTCGCCCCCCAAGCCGCTGAGGGGGTTGCCGAAGCCGGAGAGCgtggggcggccgggccggggccgggggtgcccggtgggctggggggaggccGGCGCCGGCCCCTCGGTGCAGTCGTCGCCCGAGTAGCCCTGGCAGCAGCGCCAGGCCAGCTCCGACACCGTCCTCTGGGCCACCTTGTAGCGGGGCCGCAGGAAGCTGCGGTACCTGCGGGCAGAGGAGACCCTGccgcagcggcgggggggggcacggacCCCCCCGGCGGGCAAAGCGGGCGCAGCCCTGCCCGCACGTCGCTCCCTGCCCGCGCTCGGTCCCGTGCCCGGCGTCAGGCAGCGGCGAGTCGGGGTAAAACCAACCACCGGCCGCGGGCTGGGCCCCCCCGAGCCCGCGCTCAGACTCGCGCTCAACCGCCGGTGGCCTGGGGGGGGCTGCCAGGGGACTtgccgggggggggccggtcACCCACCGCTTTAGGCCGCCGGGCTCTTGCGAAAAAATAAACATGACCCCGGGGTGGATAAaccccggcggcggcagcggggggacggcggcggggccgcggctggagccagctctgagcctccccccccccggggcacccccccgctcccggggctccccccagcctccccccgcccgcaCTCACGCCAGGACGCGGGGGCACTGGAGCTGCCCCCAGGCGCAGGGTTGGTAATCGGGCTTGACGAAGCTCTCGACGCCGTCCTCCACCACGCAGCTCACGCTGCGCGTCACCACGTAGGCGCACCAGTTCCTGCGGGAAGGGGTCAGGGcgccccccgacacccccccgcccccccgcccccggcaccCCCCACGCTCGCCCCACCGGCCCCACCGGTAGCAGCCGTTACGGCCCGGTGCCGCGGGGTTAATGGGCCGCATCCAGCCctttcacacacacccccccggcaGGAGCGGCCGCAGCCCCCGGCCATGGGG
Coding sequences within:
- the CGREF1 gene encoding cell growth regulator with EF hand domain protein 1 is translated as MRHPPVALVLLLVVPAARAAPKAGGHRPEPPAAAGPDPAPDPLSPELLALPLLWGAVRSLGPPARDAEAMTREQALLYLFVLHDHDRSGSLDGLELLRLLDAVLAQRDGGRPDPHEVAALVDRALERQDLSGDGLLDPPELLLPPGRRRGPPGQRGGGAGAPGGHLGMRGPGHGPAEGQAAPRGKDPNAKPPEGEGAPEIEAPEGDGAPEFGAPPEGEAAPEIGTHDGEGAPEIEAHDGEGAPDFGTPPEGEAAPVRGDSGEGG
- the EMILIN1 gene encoding EMILIN-1, translating into MAPWLWPCLLAAQALAANFPPRYSLYTGGAAPLGHGQATAPQGPAAAHGAARAASRHRNWCAYVVTRSVSCVVEDGVESFVKPDYQPCAWGQLQCPRVLAYRSFLRPRYKVAQRTVSELAWRCCQGYSGDDCTEGPAPASPQPTGHPRPRPGRPTLSGFGNPLSGLGGEGGGDAEKMRRLEEQVRRLSEQLEELRAGQEPPAQHPHRAEGEQPADAAAPEVREALSHVQRRLEELESRLQRQESARERPGTASRVPASEAALRELERRLQETCAACAAGTEGLRRQAAEDRERMRALEKLVGSVDQRNREAVETVQRHISSLSSRLAPAAAPPDDLHRRLAELERRLDALPTAAVAGPGGQGPVLARRLAELEGRLNASRAGPWPPEPEGRQGGLPARLANLSRAVEGLVASGAQRGARLAQLEGLLARCGRPCPAAPEPTAGGQDGQDGQPGPLLRQLEQRLQDTEGQLRALGAGGDGLAGTLRGLRAEGGELRELLGAQGEALGRLEAAGGTLAEELAQLRNRTGRLEAELGGPSGGPCPRPCTPPPSQEPERPRAEADAGAEAEEPPLEGFSVFGGASPSELRGLRGELAAALVSLGGLNATVQGLQDALDQQDARQRQLGDLTDRIVAELDQAAAAAAARQAESEERLEGLARELARAGGCPAGLEPRLAKLEGVCEQLEAVAGGLRGVREGLSRHVAGLWVAVRELNGTTGAQAALLEKALQAQLPRRIGALNASLQHLRGELLRVAQRELPGPPGPPGPAGPTGETGPPGPAGPPGKDGEQGPMGPPGLPGERGEVGPPGSVPRVAFSAALSTQRAEPGTVPFDQVLLNDGGAYDPETGTFTAPVSGRYVVSAVLTGHRGEPLEAVLSRSNQGIARLDSAGFQPEGLEKEPGVALPPPPGALGVFSLVLPLAAGESLCVDLVSGRLAHAPDEPLTVFSAALLYDTDEP
- the KHK gene encoding ketohexokinase codes for the protein MAASPRREPAAGREKRILCVGLVCLDIVSAVEAFPAEDSDTRCVSQRWQRGGNASNSCTVLALLGAPCAFMGSLAPGHAAEFITADFQRRGVDVTHVAWQPRGDVPCACCLVSAATGSRTIVLHDTNLPDVTARDFERVDLSQYKWIHWEARNGAEQAAMMRRVERHNRARPAGERVGMSVELEKPREELMGLMGLGHVVFISKDVARHFGYRSAPEALRGLRGRVQPGATLICAWAEEGADAVGPDGELVHSDAFPPETLVDTLGAGDTFNAAVIFALSAGRSLQDAITFGCRIAGRKCGIQGFDGIV